A single region of the Roseivivax sp. THAF197b genome encodes:
- a CDS encoding aldo/keto reductase, protein MTDMKTPEARMPARTRLGQLDIARTLVGLWQVADIEKDGTEIDPERGADHLAAYATSGFDTFDMADHYGSAEIIAGRLLARHAGADRRPLAFTKWCPPPGPMTAQIVRAGVQDRLDRLGVDRVDLLQFHWWSFQHPGWLDALHEMAELRETGLIGELGVTNFDADHLRVALRDGVPLVSNQVSFSLVDRRAAGPLSDLSCETGVKLFAYGTLCGGFLSEKWLGAEYPAQIGDWSKMKYRRFIDTIGGWEAFQALLRAASTIAAKHGVSVSNVATRWVLEQDAVAATIIGARLGESDHMADNLRLFSFALDAEDHAALGAAFAATDPVPGDCGDEYRKPPFLTASGDLSHHLDSIPLAHEAEPAARPGAERVLTGSEWEDIAGYARAQRVGARVFVSGTTATAGLSHKVAPEDAGAQTTYVLDKILAALSALGAGPEDVVRTRIYITDEADVAAISRAHGRVFGAVKPANTLVVVAGLIGGYKVEIEAEAVLSDAAQQA, encoded by the coding sequence ATGACTGACATGAAAACCCCGGAAGCCCGCATGCCTGCCCGCACCAGGCTTGGACAGCTCGATATCGCGCGCACTCTCGTCGGGTTGTGGCAGGTGGCCGATATCGAAAAGGATGGCACGGAGATCGACCCGGAAAGAGGCGCCGATCATCTCGCCGCCTATGCCACGTCCGGGTTCGACACGTTCGACATGGCCGATCACTACGGCAGCGCTGAGATCATAGCGGGCCGCCTTCTGGCCCGGCATGCCGGGGCGGACCGCCGACCCCTGGCCTTCACGAAATGGTGTCCGCCGCCCGGGCCGATGACGGCCCAGATCGTGCGCGCGGGCGTGCAGGACCGGCTCGACCGGCTGGGTGTGGACCGGGTCGATCTGCTGCAATTTCACTGGTGGAGCTTTCAGCATCCCGGCTGGCTCGATGCGCTGCACGAGATGGCGGAGCTGCGCGAAACAGGTCTGATCGGCGAACTGGGTGTGACGAATTTCGACGCGGATCACCTGCGGGTCGCTCTGAGGGACGGGGTGCCGCTGGTCAGCAACCAGGTTTCGTTTTCACTGGTGGACCGCCGCGCGGCAGGGCCGCTATCGGATCTGAGCTGCGAGACCGGCGTGAAGCTCTTTGCCTATGGCACGCTGTGCGGGGGTTTCTTGTCCGAGAAATGGCTGGGCGCCGAATACCCCGCTCAGATCGGCGACTGGTCGAAGATGAAATATCGTCGCTTCATCGACACGATCGGCGGCTGGGAGGCCTTCCAGGCGCTACTGCGCGCGGCCTCGACGATTGCGGCCAAGCACGGCGTGTCCGTCTCGAATGTCGCAACGCGTTGGGTGTTGGAACAGGACGCGGTCGCGGCGACCATCATCGGCGCGCGCTTGGGCGAAAGCGACCACATGGCCGACAATCTGCGCCTGTTCTCCTTCGCCCTCGATGCCGAGGATCACGCGGCGCTGGGCGCGGCTTTCGCGGCAACCGATCCCGTGCCAGGCGATTGCGGGGACGAGTACCGCAAGCCGCCCTTCCTGACCGCCTCGGGCGATCTCTCGCACCATCTCGACAGCATTCCGCTCGCCCATGAGGCCGAGCCCGCGGCGCGTCCGGGGGCGGAGCGCGTGCTGACCGGGTCGGAATGGGAGGATATCGCGGGATATGCCCGCGCACAGCGCGTGGGCGCACGCGTTTTCGTCTCGGGCACCACCGCGACGGCGGGGCTGTCGCACAAGGTGGCACCCGAGGATGCCGGGGCGCAGACCACCTATGTGCTCGACAAGATATTGGCGGCGCTGTCGGCGCTGGGCGCGGGGCCCGAAGACGTTGTGCGCACGCGCATCTACATCACCGACGAGGCCGATGTCGCCGCGATCTCACGCGCGCATGGGCGCGTCTTCGGTGCCGTGAAACCCGCGAATACGCTGGTCGTCGTGGCAGGTCTGATCGGGGGCTACAAGGTCGAGATCGAGGCCGAAGCGGTCCTGTCGGACGCGGCGCAGCAGGCCTGA
- a CDS encoding NAD(P)/FAD-dependent oxidoreductase, with translation MSERREAQRPRIGVIGAGVAGLSAARRLADAGLEVTVFEKSRGLGGRMACRRRDGLQFDHGAQFVDADAPALQDLLAAARSQGLAADWTEAAREAQRYVVGVPGMNAMCRPLADGLDIRFDTEIRTLRRAGSGWAIGSAGGDVHVDRVILTIPAPQLPRLEMELDPETRDALYGVRFAPALALMVAFEERPDWPAIQRTPPAPFALILRDSSKPGRPGDAECWVAHADEAWSRRNVELDRPEIGAALLSELEAAMAPLPPSRAVMGHRWRYSQATQPLGRAFIASGCGTLLFGGDWALGDRVEHAAESGRAMAAAILAETE, from the coding sequence ATGTCTGAGCGCCGCGAGGCGCAGCGCCCCCGCATTGGCGTGATCGGTGCGGGCGTGGCCGGGCTCAGTGCGGCACGCAGGCTCGCGGATGCAGGCCTCGAAGTCACCGTATTCGAGAAGAGCCGCGGCCTCGGCGGGCGCATGGCCTGCCGCCGCCGGGACGGTCTGCAATTCGATCACGGCGCTCAATTCGTGGATGCGGACGCGCCTGCGCTGCAGGATCTTCTGGCGGCTGCGCGCAGTCAGGGCCTTGCTGCCGACTGGACCGAAGCGGCGCGCGAGGCGCAGCGCTATGTCGTCGGCGTGCCGGGGATGAACGCGATGTGCCGCCCGCTGGCCGACGGCCTCGACATCCGGTTCGACACCGAGATCAGGACCCTCAGGCGCGCCGGTTCCGGCTGGGCGATCGGCAGTGCGGGCGGCGACGTGCATGTCGACCGCGTGATCCTGACGATCCCCGCCCCGCAGCTTCCGAGGCTGGAGATGGAGCTCGACCCCGAGACGCGCGATGCGCTCTACGGCGTCCGGTTCGCACCGGCGCTTGCGCTGATGGTCGCCTTCGAGGAGCGGCCCGACTGGCCCGCGATCCAAAGAACGCCGCCCGCACCCTTCGCGTTGATCCTGCGCGACAGCAGCAAGCCCGGGCGTCCCGGTGACGCGGAATGCTGGGTCGCCCATGCCGATGAGGCCTGGAGCCGTCGCAACGTGGAGTTGGACCGACCCGAGATCGGCGCGGCCCTGTTGTCGGAGCTGGAGGCGGCCATGGCCCCCCTGCCGCCTTCGCGCGCCGTGATGGGGCATCGCTGGCGCTATTCGCAGGCGACGCAGCCCCTGGGCCGCGCCTTCATCGCCAGCGGCTGCGGCACGCTTCTCTTCGGCGGGGATTGGGCCCTTGGCGACCGCGTGGAACATGCAGCCGAGAGCGGTCGGGCCATGGCCGCGGCGATCCTCGCGGAGACGGAATAG
- a CDS encoding winged helix-turn-helix domain-containing tetratricopeptide repeat protein has translation MEAASGQIRLGGAIYHPETERVVTASGDDVLLRSQSARVLRMLVTRLGRLSPRDTLIAEVWPNVSVTDDSLTQCILDIRRAIGDHDRSILKTVPKRGYVLHGEHLAASSFGQSPQDPDRAPTETAHATPLPMARDAIAPHQTDADRPGILPELDPRDVLPTLAVLPFRVPPESGRAAIMNAYLGDEIAGGISRSNDMNVISRLSTLELGQGVTDLTRLRYMLNADFILSGSLFERDDASLLLLEFAETTSQRVLWSDRMALPHRAWMEDDCVDRIVTQIRRAIMMNEVRRIRSSPLRDLKLFSVLHGAVGLMHRFAPKDFNLAQSYLAYVIEQAPDHPTPLAWLARWHVLRAVQGWTDDPQTEARAALDFTSRALDINPDHTLALVSEGQVLAHLAHRLDEAETRYNAALAITPNDAQCLALRGMFSAIRDLGAEGKRDTERALHLSPFHPHRFFFLAQAAAANIAAKDYPRAVTLARESLRLNRTHVSTLRTLAIAQVGADQMDEARRTAAELMRLQPNMRVSNWLRNSPSSGYELGRSAAEKLKLSGIPH, from the coding sequence ATGGAGGCGGCATCGGGACAGATCAGGCTGGGCGGAGCCATCTACCACCCGGAGACCGAGCGCGTGGTCACCGCCTCCGGTGACGACGTCCTTCTGCGGTCCCAATCGGCGCGCGTCCTGCGCATGTTGGTCACACGGCTGGGGCGGCTCTCCCCGCGCGATACGCTGATTGCGGAGGTCTGGCCCAATGTCTCGGTCACCGATGACAGCCTGACGCAATGCATCCTCGATATCCGGCGCGCGATTGGCGATCACGACCGGTCGATCCTCAAGACCGTGCCAAAACGGGGCTATGTGCTGCATGGCGAACACTTGGCGGCCTCGAGTTTCGGGCAGTCCCCACAGGACCCGGATCGCGCGCCGACAGAGACGGCGCATGCAACGCCACTTCCCATGGCTCGAGACGCCATTGCGCCGCACCAGACGGACGCAGACCGGCCCGGCATCCTGCCGGAGCTGGATCCAAGGGACGTGCTGCCGACGCTGGCCGTCCTGCCCTTCCGCGTGCCGCCGGAAAGCGGGCGCGCCGCGATCATGAACGCCTATCTCGGAGACGAGATCGCTGGCGGCATCAGCCGGTCGAACGACATGAACGTGATCTCGCGGCTCTCGACGCTGGAGCTTGGCCAGGGCGTGACCGACCTCACGCGCTTGCGTTACATGCTGAACGCGGATTTCATCCTGTCGGGCAGCCTGTTCGAACGGGACGACGCCAGCCTTCTGCTGCTGGAATTCGCCGAGACGACATCGCAGCGTGTGCTCTGGTCCGACCGCATGGCCCTGCCGCATCGCGCCTGGATGGAGGATGATTGCGTCGACCGCATCGTCACCCAGATCCGCCGGGCGATCATGATGAACGAAGTGCGCCGCATCCGGTCCTCCCCCTTGCGCGATCTGAAGCTGTTCAGCGTGCTGCACGGCGCGGTGGGGCTGATGCATCGCTTCGCGCCCAAGGATTTCAACCTCGCCCAAAGCTATCTGGCCTACGTGATCGAACAGGCCCCGGATCATCCGACGCCGCTGGCCTGGCTCGCACGCTGGCATGTGCTTCGGGCGGTCCAGGGCTGGACCGACGATCCGCAAACGGAGGCCCGCGCGGCGCTCGACTTCACCAGCCGCGCGCTCGACATCAATCCCGATCACACGCTGGCGCTGGTGTCCGAGGGGCAGGTTCTGGCGCATCTCGCGCACCGGCTCGACGAGGCCGAGACCCGCTACAATGCCGCCCTCGCGATCACGCCCAACGATGCGCAATGCCTGGCCCTGCGGGGCATGTTCTCGGCCATTCGCGACCTGGGTGCCGAGGGCAAGCGCGATACCGAGCGCGCGCTGCACCTCTCGCCCTTTCATCCACATCGCTTCTTCTTTCTGGCGCAGGCCGCCGCCGCCAATATCGCGGCCAAGGATTATCCGCGCGCGGTGACGCTTGCGCGGGAATCCCTGCGCCTCAACCGCACGCATGTCTCCACGCTGCGCACCCTCGCCATCGCCCAGGTCGGCGCGGATCAGATGGACGAGGCGCGGCGCACGGCGGCGGAACTGATGCGCCTGCAACCCAACATGCGGGTGAGCAACTGGCTCCGCAATTCGCCAAGCAGCGGCTACGAATTGGGCCGATCCGCCGCCGAGAAACTGAAACTCTCCGGGATCCCGCATTAG
- a CDS encoding aldo/keto reductase: MSRVATTDLRPDHRISRVIRGGWQLAGDHGAVDRSAAIADMEAFVDAGITTFDCADIYTGVEEMIGAFIADLRRRRGPQASDRVVVHTKLVPDLGRLPDLRADEVEAIIDRSLKRLNVERLDLVQFYWWDTSLGDPVSAMEVLKRCQSAGKIRNLGVTNWDVADTRPFVEAGIDLVSTQVQYSVLDRRAAGGLAEWAADVDMQLLCYGTLAGGFLTDAWLGKPDPGFAFENRSLVKYRLIIDEFGPWPLFQELLETLHAVGERHGASLSSVATAWVLDQPNVAAAIVGARYARHLPKTLQVFDVDLTAEDHAEIGAVIAKSAGPNGPVFGLEGDRTSRHGRIMKYNLNTNPADAVLGSTT; this comes from the coding sequence ATGAGCCGCGTCGCCACCACCGACCTGCGCCCAGACCATCGCATCAGCCGGGTGATCCGCGGCGGCTGGCAATTGGCGGGCGATCACGGGGCGGTGGATCGCAGCGCGGCTATCGCCGACATGGAGGCCTTCGTCGACGCGGGCATCACCACTTTCGATTGCGCTGACATCTATACCGGCGTCGAGGAAATGATCGGCGCCTTCATCGCCGATCTGCGCAGGCGGCGTGGCCCGCAGGCGTCAGACCGGGTCGTGGTGCACACGAAACTCGTGCCCGATCTGGGCCGCCTGCCAGACCTGCGCGCCGACGAGGTCGAGGCGATCATCGACCGCTCGCTCAAGCGCCTGAATGTCGAGCGACTGGACCTCGTGCAATTCTACTGGTGGGACACATCGCTCGGCGATCCGGTCTCGGCGATGGAGGTGCTGAAACGCTGCCAGAGCGCGGGTAAGATCCGCAATCTCGGCGTCACCAACTGGGACGTGGCCGACACCCGGCCCTTCGTGGAGGCCGGGATCGATCTCGTCTCGACGCAGGTGCAATATTCCGTCCTCGACCGCCGCGCGGCAGGCGGGCTGGCGGAGTGGGCCGCCGATGTCGACATGCAGCTTCTCTGTTACGGCACGCTTGCAGGCGGATTCCTGACCGACGCCTGGCTGGGCAAACCCGATCCCGGATTTGCGTTCGAGAACCGCAGCCTTGTGAAATACCGCCTCATCATCGACGAGTTCGGCCCCTGGCCGCTCTTCCAGGAGCTTCTGGAAACACTGCACGCGGTGGGCGAACGGCACGGCGCGTCGCTGTCGTCGGTTGCGACGGCCTGGGTGCTCGATCAGCCGAATGTGGCCGCCGCCATCGTCGGCGCGCGGTATGCCCGCCACCTGCCCAAGACGCTGCAGGTCTTCGACGTGGACTTGACCGCCGAAGATCACGCCGAGATCGGCGCGGTGATCGCGAAATCCGCAGGCCCGAATGGCCCCGTCTTCGGACTTGAGGGCGACCGCACAAGCCGCCACGGGCGGATCATGAAATACAATCTCAACACCAACCCCGCCGACGCGGTCCTGGGCTCGACCACATGA
- a CDS encoding GntR family transcriptional regulator → MNQPRLAPIDQSKLRETVYDALRQAFTRGEFAPGDVVSLRDLAAQLGTSMTPVREAVRRLVAEGALVDTPSRTLMVPPFNASRITDLKAARLALEALVLEGAMARMTDADIAALEAMLDDAGADGILPDLELNYAFHFALYRISGSEVLVPLIEALWMQYGAYLNLVIREHSAQTIDEHRHHREIVAALKAGDMATARAALIRDIERSFAILAHRIDEAARHD, encoded by the coding sequence ATGAACCAGCCGCGATTGGCCCCGATCGATCAGTCCAAGCTGCGCGAGACGGTCTATGATGCGCTGCGCCAGGCGTTCACGCGGGGCGAGTTTGCCCCCGGCGACGTGGTCAGCCTGCGCGATCTGGCAGCCCAGCTTGGCACCTCGATGACACCCGTCCGGGAGGCCGTGCGGCGCCTCGTGGCGGAAGGGGCGCTCGTGGATACGCCGAGCCGGACACTCATGGTGCCGCCGTTCAATGCCAGCCGCATCACCGATCTGAAGGCGGCGCGGCTCGCGCTCGAGGCCCTCGTGCTAGAAGGGGCCATGGCCCGGATGACCGACGCCGACATCGCCGCGCTTGAGGCCATGCTGGACGATGCGGGTGCCGACGGGATCCTGCCCGATCTCGAACTGAATTACGCGTTTCACTTCGCGCTTTATCGCATCAGCGGGTCGGAGGTTTTGGTACCGCTGATCGAGGCGCTCTGGATGCAATACGGTGCCTATCTGAACCTCGTCATCCGCGAGCATTCCGCCCAAACAATCGACGAGCACCGCCATCACCGCGAGATCGTCGCAGCGCTCAAGGCAGGCGACATGGCGACCGCCCGTGCGGCGCTGATCCGCGACATCGAGCGCAGTTTCGCCATTCTTGCCCACCGGATCGATGAGGCCGCCCGACATGACTGA
- a CDS encoding TIGR04076 family protein has protein sequence MVNAPDDGFWLYDLRIETVLDGRDAVCRHIEGESFRMEGETLIFEAGQKVSAYALAALLPLLPAKQRMTDPNDWMSTDAEIACPDPHCGGRFRIIREGKRHFSHAATTGLPEARSTPYWQEDKA, from the coding sequence ATGGTGAACGCTCCCGATGACGGCTTCTGGCTCTACGATCTGCGCATCGAGACGGTGCTCGACGGTCGCGACGCCGTGTGCCGCCATATCGAGGGCGAGTCCTTCCGCATGGAGGGCGAAACGCTGATCTTCGAGGCAGGCCAGAAGGTATCGGCCTATGCGCTGGCGGCCCTTCTGCCGCTCCTGCCCGCCAAGCAACGCATGACCGACCCCAATGACTGGATGTCCACCGACGCCGAGATCGCCTGCCCCGATCCGCATTGCGGCGGGCGGTTCCGCATCATCCGCGAAGGCAAGCGGCATTTCAGCCACGCCGCCACGACCGGCCTGCCGGAGGCGCGCAGCACCCCCTATTGGCAGGAGGACAAGGCATGA
- a CDS encoding phosphatase PAP2 family protein, which translates to MSMGPENALNALNALNALNALNALNALGSNNALAGSGGESPLLGEALITNRDGIAGAPLADLTPPAPGLPDDPRNLPRLSKSVRAAIFQAELGTSVDISVDVHEGHPAVTLWRKTAERDGRKRKVTFREMLEMSGPETDQLATQLKLVGSYARLRSDRGAEVLSQIGVPTAFFASIGFLDEARTPHTLELLYTALAFALPVIQRTKYALAVKRPIEFSPQIQPMIATPTHGSLPSGHATEVFVMARILWKLLRESGAPQYRDHAYWGAMLMRQAARIATNRTVAGVHFPIDSVAGAALGLTLADHVHAVCMGGAWSSGRLDTPKFNAEDDFDWHQLYSAEDDCLKPQAGSGDHVWARFETHEPGSDTQPAPALHWLWQKALDEWRDLDPAARA; encoded by the coding sequence ATGAGCATGGGACCGGAAAACGCACTGAACGCCTTGAATGCGCTCAACGCCCTCAATGCCCTGAACGCGCTGAATGCACTTGGCAGCAACAATGCGCTGGCAGGCTCCGGCGGGGAAAGCCCGCTTCTGGGGGAGGCGCTGATCACCAACCGCGACGGCATCGCGGGCGCACCCTTGGCGGATCTCACCCCACCTGCCCCGGGCTTGCCCGACGATCCCCGCAACCTGCCCCGGCTTTCCAAAAGCGTGCGCGCTGCAATCTTCCAGGCGGAACTGGGCACCAGCGTGGACATCTCCGTCGATGTTCATGAGGGCCATCCCGCCGTCACCCTCTGGCGCAAGACGGCTGAACGAGACGGCCGCAAGCGCAAGGTCACGTTCCGCGAAATGTTGGAGATGTCGGGACCGGAGACCGACCAGCTCGCGACGCAGCTCAAGCTTGTCGGCTCCTATGCGCGGCTCCGCTCGGATCGCGGGGCGGAGGTGCTGTCCCAGATCGGCGTGCCCACCGCCTTTTTCGCCTCGATCGGCTTTCTGGACGAGGCACGCACGCCGCATACGCTGGAGCTTCTTTATACCGCGCTCGCATTTGCCCTGCCGGTGATCCAGCGCACGAAATACGCGCTGGCCGTGAAGCGCCCCATCGAGTTCTCGCCTCAGATACAGCCGATGATCGCGACGCCCACGCACGGCTCCCTGCCCAGCGGGCACGCGACCGAGGTCTTCGTCATGGCGCGGATCCTGTGGAAGCTTCTGCGCGAAAGCGGCGCGCCGCAATATCGCGATCACGCCTATTGGGGGGCCATGCTGATGCGGCAGGCGGCCCGGATCGCCACGAACAGGACGGTGGCGGGGGTGCATTTCCCCATCGACAGCGTAGCAGGCGCGGCGCTTGGGCTGACGCTCGCCGATCACGTCCACGCCGTGTGCATGGGCGGAGCGTGGTCGTCCGGGCGCCTCGATACCCCGAAGTTCAACGCCGAGGACGATTTCGACTGGCACCAGCTTTACAGCGCCGAGGACGATTGCCTGAAACCGCAGGCAGGTTCCGGCGATCATGTCTGGGCCCGGTTCGAGACGCATGAGCCGGGGTCCGACACACAACCCGCACCCGCCCTGCATTGGCTGTGGCAGAAGGCGCTCGATGAATGGCGCGACCTCGATCCCGCGGCCAGGGCCTAG
- a CDS encoding Gfo/Idh/MocA family protein, which translates to MTEIGIGIIGGGYMGKAHAVAHAAVGAVFDTPLRPRLEMVAASMPASAARYAKAFGFARAAQDWQALVADPKVEAIVIASPPETHLEITRAAAALGKPVFCEKPLGASLADGAAMVEAVETAGIVNMIGFNYIRTPASQFARQLVAEGAIGDITWFRGEHVEDFYSDPALPATWRAKGDANGALGDLAPHMINAALALVGPVRTVMAEIETVHAQREGGAVENDDQAQMMCRFESGAMGHMFFSRVATGRKMGYIYEITGTRGAIRFNQEDQNALWLYEAEGPEATRGFRQILTGPAHPDYLPFCQGPGHGTGYQDQIIIEARDFLQAIHEGRALWPTFRDGLSVSEVTEAARRSQAEGRWQSVGVS; encoded by the coding sequence ATGACCGAGATCGGCATCGGCATCATCGGCGGCGGCTACATGGGCAAGGCCCATGCCGTGGCGCATGCGGCCGTGGGCGCGGTGTTCGACACGCCCCTGCGGCCCCGGCTGGAGATGGTCGCGGCCTCCATGCCCGCCTCGGCCGCCCGCTACGCCAAGGCTTTCGGCTTTGCTCGTGCAGCGCAGGATTGGCAGGCGCTCGTCGCCGATCCGAAGGTCGAGGCGATTGTCATCGCCTCCCCGCCCGAGACGCATCTTGAGATCACCCGCGCGGCTGCAGCGCTCGGCAAGCCGGTCTTCTGCGAAAAGCCGCTGGGCGCGTCGCTCGCCGATGGCGCGGCCATGGTCGAGGCGGTCGAAACGGCCGGGATCGTCAACATGATCGGCTTCAACTATATCCGCACGCCCGCCTCGCAATTCGCCCGGCAACTCGTGGCGGAGGGCGCCATCGGCGACATCACATGGTTTCGGGGCGAGCATGTGGAGGATTTCTATTCCGACCCCGCCCTGCCCGCGACATGGCGCGCCAAGGGGGATGCCAACGGCGCGCTCGGGGATCTCGCGCCGCATATGATCAACGCGGCACTGGCCCTCGTGGGTCCCGTCCGCACCGTCATGGCCGAGATCGAGACCGTGCACGCCCAGCGCGAAGGCGGAGCGGTCGAGAATGACGATCAGGCGCAGATGATGTGCCGGTTCGAGAGTGGCGCGATGGGCCATATGTTCTTCAGCCGCGTCGCAACGGGTCGCAAGATGGGCTATATCTACGAGATCACCGGCACCCGTGGCGCGATCCGCTTCAACCAGGAAGACCAGAACGCGCTCTGGCTTTATGAGGCCGAGGGCCCCGAGGCCACGCGCGGCTTTCGCCAGATCCTGACCGGGCCCGCACATCCCGATTACCTGCCCTTCTGCCAGGGGCCGGGGCATGGCACGGGCTATCAGGACCAGATCATCATCGAGGCACGCGATTTCCTGCAGGCGATCCATGAAGGACGCGCGCTCTGGCCCACGTTCCGCGATGGCCTGTCCGTGAGCGAGGTGACGGAAGCGGCGCGGCGTTCGCAGGCTGAAGGCCGTTGGCAATCCGTTGGTGTGTCGTGA
- a CDS encoding S8 family serine peptidase has product MAKWTPNPQPDAGDIIDHITYFRLSRAEHHFSKTPSLVWWSVLVELADISIDAFQSRLSGFADDLVIPAAYSLEDRRRILPRQPVTIFARTALVAHLNDRSHDLGVTAVLLGASTPERFLDREARPQDWPDITVPEGTVVQAVVDDGIAIAHDMFRRGATESRIAYAHIFDAEPRPFGHTSLGRGLERGDIDALLRDCTFDGMLDEDLFYARSGQVDPARQVFSSVALRRSHGTHVMALAAGAERAQGPERQPIICASLPSRIVGDTTGLDMVPILYLAFHILVKQARRFRTETGAYAPVIFNFSYGNTGGPHDGTGLFATMFDHYFGAEAMDDAGQCQTAWLTLPAGNANLERLHAVVAVDAAETVILDLCVQPDDRTPSHVQIWLPVSAGDAPPDMARIAVRTPDGAAVEIAAEPGQHAELVNDQGAAIAWLAYQYVGGQTGRGLVTLSSNPTAHLEETSDLAPAGLWTLEITRTANAPPEPIHVWIRRDETLPGQEPGGRQSFFNNPDYVRFDRFGAPLPVDPPDASCPVRRSGTLSGFACGAMPVVVAAYVAEEAVLSDYSAAGPLNPVPGGRAPEREGPDLAARGDDSFVLRGVLSAGSRSGSWVRLAGTSVAAPQVARLAHRDIAHWEGTARDWAKAVAKREGVPLRDHPARTRVGAGAVKSPPLDR; this is encoded by the coding sequence ATGGCCAAGTGGACCCCCAACCCGCAGCCCGATGCGGGCGACATCATCGATCATATCACCTACTTTCGGCTGAGCCGCGCGGAGCACCATTTCTCGAAAACGCCAAGCTTGGTCTGGTGGTCGGTCCTTGTGGAGCTGGCCGACATCAGCATCGACGCGTTTCAGTCCCGCCTGTCGGGCTTCGCCGACGATCTGGTCATCCCGGCCGCCTACAGCCTTGAGGACCGCCGCCGCATCTTGCCGCGCCAGCCCGTCACGATCTTCGCGCGGACGGCGCTCGTGGCGCATCTCAATGACCGCAGCCACGATCTGGGTGTGACCGCCGTCCTTCTGGGCGCCTCGACGCCAGAGCGGTTTCTCGACCGGGAGGCCCGCCCGCAGGACTGGCCCGACATCACCGTCCCGGAGGGCACGGTGGTGCAGGCCGTGGTCGATGACGGGATCGCCATTGCTCATGACATGTTCCGACGGGGCGCCACCGAGAGCCGCATCGCCTATGCGCATATCTTCGATGCCGAACCGCGCCCGTTCGGTCATACAAGCCTTGGCCGCGGGCTGGAGCGCGGCGATATCGACGCGCTTTTGCGCGATTGCACCTTCGACGGCATGCTGGACGAGGATCTGTTCTATGCCCGCTCCGGTCAGGTCGATCCGGCGCGGCAGGTCTTCTCGAGCGTGGCGTTGCGGCGCTCCCACGGCACGCATGTGATGGCGCTTGCCGCGGGCGCAGAAAGGGCGCAGGGGCCGGAAAGACAGCCCATCATCTGCGCCTCCCTGCCCTCGCGGATCGTGGGCGATACGACTGGGCTGGACATGGTGCCGATCCTCTATCTGGCGTTCCACATACTGGTGAAACAGGCCCGCCGCTTCCGGACCGAAACGGGCGCCTATGCGCCGGTGATCTTCAATTTCTCCTACGGCAACACGGGCGGCCCGCATGACGGCACCGGGCTCTTTGCGACGATGTTCGATCATTACTTCGGCGCAGAGGCGATGGATGATGCGGGGCAATGCCAAACCGCATGGCTGACCCTGCCCGCGGGCAATGCCAATCTCGAACGGCTGCACGCGGTCGTTGCGGTCGATGCTGCCGAGACGGTCATCCTCGATCTCTGCGTGCAGCCCGATGACCGGACCCCGTCCCATGTGCAGATCTGGCTGCCGGTCAGCGCGGGCGATGCGCCGCCGGACATGGCCCGGATCGCTGTGCGGACCCCGGATGGGGCTGCCGTCGAGATCGCGGCAGAGCCCGGTCAGCATGCCGAACTCGTCAACGATCAGGGCGCGGCGATTGCCTGGCTGGCCTATCAATACGTCGGCGGGCAGACGGGCCGCGGTCTGGTGACACTGTCCAGCAATCCGACCGCCCATCTCGAAGAGACCTCGGATCTGGCCCCGGCGGGCCTCTGGACGCTGGAGATCACGCGGACGGCCAATGCCCCGCCTGAGCCCATCCATGTCTGGATCAGGCGGGATGAGACCCTGCCCGGTCAGGAGCCCGGCGGCAGGCAATCCTTCTTCAACAATCCCGACTACGTACGGTTCGACCGGTTCGGCGCCCCCCTGCCCGTCGATCCGCCCGACGCGTCCTGCCCCGTGCGCCGCTCCGGCACGCTTAGCGGCTTTGCCTGCGGGGCGATGCCCGTGGTCGTCGCAGCCTATGTGGCCGAAGAGGCGGTCCTGTCGGATTATTCCGCAGCCGGTCCGCTCAACCCCGTGCCGGGCGGACGCGCGCCGGAACGGGAGGGTCCGGACCTTGCGGCGCGGGGCGATGACAGCTTCGTGCTGCGCGGCGTCCTGTCCGCGGGATCAAGAAGCGGATCCTGGGTGCGGCTCGCGGGAACGAGCGTGGCCGCCCCGCAGGTTGCGCGGCTGGCGCATCGCGATATCGCCCATTGGGAGGGGACCGCGCGGGACTGGGCCAAGGCGGTGGCCAAACGCGAGGGCGTGCCCTTGCGGGATCACCCCGCACGCACGCGCGTGGGCGCAGGCGCGGTCAAATCCCCACCGCTGGATCGCTGA